Genomic segment of Pseudoalteromonas sp. NC201:
CTGAGTCATATATAAAGCTCTCTTTATTTTTCTCACCTCGGGCTGAATACTTGTTTCGTGTAATTAAGCAAATTGCTATTAATCCCGAGGTGAACATTCGTTATAATGACCGCATTGTAACGAGATTTGAATTAACATGACAGACTACAGTAATTCGCCAGAGCTGCAATCTTCTGTGCTTGGTAAAACCACAGAATATGCCAGTGTTTATACTCCAAGCCTGCTACACCCCATTGCACGTAAACTCAATCGTGACCAAATCAATGTTGATGAGTCCGCTTTACCATTCAAAGGTGAAGATACTTGGACAGGCTACGAATTGTCTTGGCTCAATAACAAAGGTAAGCCTCAAGTTGCGGTTGCCACTTTTGTGTTTCCTTGCCAAAGCTCGCATATCATTGAGTCAAAATCGTTCAAACTTTACTTGAATAGCTTTAACCAAAGTCGCTTTGATACGATGGAAACCGTGCGCCAAACGCTAGCTGCGGATCTTTCCACGGCATCAAATAGCCAAGTTAGCGTGACTTTATTTGGCGCAGACGAATTCGATTGTATTCCTTTCTCGCGTCTCCCTGGTGAGTGTATCGACGAGCTGGATATTGAAGTTGATAGCTACACACCAAATAGTAACTTACTACAACTTGCCTCTGAGGATGTGGTCGACGAGACGCTTCACAGCCACTTACTCAAGTCAAATTGCTTGATCACCTCACAGCCAGACTGGGCAAGCGTGGTGATAAGTTACCGTGGTAAGCAAATCGACCGAGAAGCGCTGCTTAAGTACCTAATCTCATTCCGTGACCACAACGAGTTCCATGAGCAATGTGTGGAGCGCATTTACTGCGAGCTTTGGCGCACCTTTAACCCTGAAAAATTATCGGTTTATGCACGCTATACTCGCCGTGGCGGGTTAGATATCAATCCATATCGTTCGAGTGAACAAGATCAGACTCCGTATACGGTAAGAACTAACCGACAGTAAAACGTAAAAAAGCCATGTTCTCACATGGCTTGGCTTTTTATCACATCTAAGTATTGCTATTTAACCTGAGGTTTGGATAAGGAATGTTCCAACTCATTGTTGCTAAAGCAAAACTTAGTTTTTTCCTTGTCTAGCTAGAGAGTTTTAGGGAAAACACCGCTTCCGCGTCCTGCTCTCGCTAAGGTACCTACATCCTGTAGGCAAGGCGAATTTACGCACCAATAGCTGGCTATTGGAAGTGAATTCAACGCAGTTAGCGCTAAAACTAGCTGCTAGAAAGGCATTAATTATCCGCAGCTCAGGTTATTTATTCCCCTGTCGTGTCTTCCATTTCAACAGGGACGGGGACCGAACATATATCGGTGTGATTTGGCGTATCAACAAACCAATCTCCCGCTCTATTTTTACGTGCAGCAATTAGCGACTCAAAAATCGGCGTATTTGTCTTTAGCCTTTTAAAAGAAGGTGCACCTTTTACATCAGCAAGTACCGTAACGCCTTTGATAATATTATACGCTTGTCCAGCAACTGGTTTACGATCTAGATGCTGAACATGTTCCATTCCCGATAACAACTGCCCAAACACGGTGGTGTTTTTGTCTAGGTACCGCTGCGGCGTCAACGTGATGTAAAACTCGGTACCACCACTATTAACATCATTGGTTCTGGCCATGGCAAACGAACCAACGCAGTGTGTCATCCAGGTTTTAGTTCCAGCTTCATTTTGTCCTACGGCAAAACCATTTAAAAACCCGGTACGCGGCGCGTAGCCGTCTACAGCAGCAAGAGGTGTGATCTTCAAGGTTGATTCTGTGCTATGAAAAAACTCAGCGGCAATCGCTTTTTTTCCTTTTTGCGGCATTTTATTGTCCGACATATCGCCGCCTTGGGCCACAAAGTTTTCCACGAACCGATACATACTCAAGTTTGTGTAAAACCCCTCTCGTGCTAACGCTTTAATATTTGCCACATGATTGGGCGCAAGTTCAGGGTTAAGCGCGATATAGACCGATCCTGTTTGTAATTCTATTTTAAGAATATTTTCAGGGTCCAGCTGCTGCCAGTCGCTGCTTTTGGCCTCAGCAACGACTTCCGATGGTGACTTTGTATAAGGTTTTGCAAAGACAAGAGATGAACTTATGCCAAGCGCAATAAGTAGTAAGGTTTTTTTCATTATTATTTTCCTTGTTTATACCAATAAAATGGCACCTCCAACGGCGCACTGGGTGGCAGGTTTGGGTTGTCTAATTCTATGACTGTTTTGTTTTTAAGATCTAGCTTTTCAAGACGAGTGGAAAAGTGTTTTAAAAATAACGCCTCGAATCGGCCATCTTGCAGTGCGCTTTTAAGGCCTTTCTCAATTTGGCTATGGAGCAACGGGTTGTCGTGAGAAACAAAAAAATATACCGCCGAAGGATAGTAAAACACCACATGCTGATCTGCCACCAAATCCGTGTCACTCAGGGCAGCTTCAATACTCACTAAATCGCTTGGTAGCACATCAAAACGTTTTTTCAACAGCATGTCGTAACCACTGTCTTCTTGTGAGAAAGAAGTCACACTGAGGCCATTACGCTCAAAAATCTGATGGTCTGGCCAATCTCTGCGTAAACCAAAAGTAACTCGGCGCAAGTCGCCAATGTAGCGTACTCCGCTCAGTAAGGCTTGATTATGTTTGTGCACTAAAGGAATGCGATAACCCAAAATCCCTTTCACTAGGGGAATGCGAATTGCACTCGCGGCCTTTTCGCGCTGTGAGTTAGTCACTAACCAACTGACATCCAGCCCCCCTTTTTCTCCAAGTAGGCGCACCGCTCTGTCTTGAGAAGGAATACTTCTCACTGATACGAGCCTCGCTGACTCTACCTGGTAGGATAAACTCAAAGTAAGCAGCTCTATAATGTACGGATCGGCACCAGCGCTGATTCTAATTTCCGTTGTTTCTTGTGCTTTGAGAGGAAATATCACAAAACCTAGAACGAGCCAAAGCAGTTTCATTTATCATCCCAATCAAATTTGTATAAGAAGTCTATACTGTTGTACAAACCGCTCGTGGCTTCAACATAAAACTTCGAAAAAACACGATAACGCAGCGCAATTTCGTTAATAGACTCAAATACCCCAACACGATAACTGACCTGAACATTGGGAGTGATATAGCCTGACACCTCGACCTGTGTATCGTCACCACTGCCT
This window contains:
- the queF gene encoding NADPH-dependent 7-cyano-7-deazaguanine reductase QueF (Catalyzes the NADPH-dependent reduction of 7-cyano-7-deazaguanine (preQ0) to 7-aminomethyl-7-deazaguanine (preQ1) in queuosine biosynthesis); amino-acid sequence: MTDYSNSPELQSSVLGKTTEYASVYTPSLLHPIARKLNRDQINVDESALPFKGEDTWTGYELSWLNNKGKPQVAVATFVFPCQSSHIIESKSFKLYLNSFNQSRFDTMETVRQTLAADLSTASNSQVSVTLFGADEFDCIPFSRLPGECIDELDIEVDSYTPNSNLLQLASEDVVDETLHSHLLKSNCLITSQPDWASVVISYRGKQIDREALLKYLISFRDHNEFHEQCVERIYCELWRTFNPEKLSVYARYTRRGGLDINPYRSSEQDQTPYTVRTNRQ
- a CDS encoding peptidylprolyl isomerase — protein: MKKTLLLIALGISSSLVFAKPYTKSPSEVVAEAKSSDWQQLDPENILKIELQTGSVYIALNPELAPNHVANIKALAREGFYTNLSMYRFVENFVAQGGDMSDNKMPQKGKKAIAAEFFHSTESTLKITPLAAVDGYAPRTGFLNGFAVGQNEAGTKTWMTHCVGSFAMARTNDVNSGGTEFYITLTPQRYLDKNTTVFGQLLSGMEHVQHLDRKPVAGQAYNIIKGVTVLADVKGAPSFKRLKTNTPIFESLIAARKNRAGDWFVDTPNHTDICSVPVPVEMEDTTGE
- a CDS encoding transporter substrate-binding domain-containing protein — translated: MKLLWLVLGFVIFPLKAQETTEIRISAGADPYIIELLTLSLSYQVESARLVSVRSIPSQDRAVRLLGEKGGLDVSWLVTNSQREKAASAIRIPLVKGILGYRIPLVHKHNQALLSGVRYIGDLRRVTFGLRRDWPDHQIFERNGLSVTSFSQEDSGYDMLLKKRFDVLPSDLVSIEAALSDTDLVADQHVVFYYPSAVYFFVSHDNPLLHSQIEKGLKSALQDGRFEALFLKHFSTRLEKLDLKNKTVIELDNPNLPPSAPLEVPFYWYKQGK